In Fusarium oxysporum f. sp. lycopersici 4287 chromosome 4, whole genome shotgun sequence, a genomic segment contains:
- a CDS encoding chitin synthase produces the protein MAMSLPQLGGAGGPHTQPSLPSLPAHLQSDTHLTAHLASRFHVSHPTARLSSHALISLNTYTNSSKGPDGGKEGSAMAGAEEIADRAFLRLGHRSENQAVVFLGESGAGKSTIRAHLLTALLNKSSTPLSTKLSLAAYVFDSLTTTKTATTPTASKSGLFYELQYDTSATTNPVLIGGKLLDHRLERSRIADVPTGERNFHVLYYLLAGTSEAEKSHLGLDGGSATGTTQKRWKYLGHPTQLKVGINDAEGFQVFKNALRKLEFPRAEIAEICQILASILHIGQLEFETTSQTSVTGDDSGGFSHEGGTTITAVKNKDVLSIIAAFLGVSAADLQTTLGYKTKMIHRERVTVMLDPNGARAHAGELARTLYSLLVAWILETINQRLCAPEESIANTVSIVDFPGFCQQTPTGSALDQLLNNAATECIYNLTLQNFFDRKADMLESEEVSVAATSYFDNSDAVRGILKPGNGLLSILDDQTRRNRTDMQFLEALRRRFDGKNAAIEVGSAQAKLPGSNFMTENTSAVFTVKHFAGEVDYPVKGLIEENGEIISGDLLNMINGTKSEFVARLFGQDALQTVTHPNERTTVMQATVSSKPMRAPSVMSRKTHRTGRPSTAYKRQQQEAMEELDQQSQAGESKKNAKMTLEQGASGQFLASLDNVQKAVTDPGTNSYFVFCLKPNDRRIANQFDSKCVRMQVQTFGIAEISQRLRSADFSLFLPFGEFLGMTDAETILVGSERERAEMVIEEKQWPQNEVRVGATGVFLSERCWMEIAQLGEAVSVSGRYGGLPSSDAGDGLTPAESMAFGASKEHLVSGGNTPLMYGEKAKGGYFTDDTRSEAGVSAFGGGDMFKNLDTREQMAERGNEKSLEEVEEYRDKPSRKRWVALVFFLTWFIPDFAIRLIGRMPRKDVRMAWREKVAINMLIWLMCAVAAFFMVGFPMLICPKQYVYSSNELSSYDGDKGSKGAYVAIRGFVIDLNAFIPNHYPGSNLVSEDTLLNYAGKDISALFPIQVSALCQGKDGQIPPEVTLDNRNTNITGQPQLLASRDIDVNSVYHDFRYFTNDSRPDWYFEQMYTFKHVYLKGRMGYSPKYVKKLARDSSWNVVTIHGKVYDMTKYLQGGLRLKAKAGKPTPNIPGATDFMEDSVVQLFRSAKGQDVSKYWDNIKLSPVKKQRMETCLNNLFYIGDSDTRNSTRCQFATYFILAISVMLASILVFKFLAALQFGGKNVPENLDKFVMCMIPAYTEDEDSLRRAIDSLSRMKYDDKRKLLVVVCDGMIIGQGNDRPTPRIVLDILGVSETVDPEPLSFESLGEGMKQHNMGKIYSGLYEVQGHIVPFMVIVKVGKPSEVSRPGNRGKRDSQMVLMRFLNRVHYNLAMSPMELEMYHQIRNIIGVNPTFYEYLFQIDADTVVAADSATRMISAFIDDTRLIACCGETALTNAKGSFITMIQVYEYWISHNLSKAFESLFGSVTCLPGCFSMYRIRAAETGKPLFVSKEIVEDYSTIRVDTLHMKNLLHLGEDRYLTTLLLKYHSKYKTKYLFSAQAWTIAPDSWSVFLSQRRRWINSTVHNLAELIPLAQLCGFCCFSMRFVVFIDLLSTIVQPVIVMYIVYLIYQVATNPSVVPITAFLLLGAIYGLQAVIFILRRKWEMVGWMIMYIAAIPVFSFGLPLYSFWHMDDFNWGNTRVIAGEAGKKIVVSDEGKFDPNSIPRKKWEEYQAELWETQTQTARDDVRSEISGYSYATKAQGPFSEYGGGYQPSRPGSTAGFGHQNMSRMSLAHSEMPGNRASQFGGSQFFSPEDLVGMPSDDALLAEIRDILKTADLMTVTKKGIKQELERRFNVPLDAKRAYINSGKSLLSNSFIRSQANNFSATEALLSGQL, from the exons ATGGCTATGAGCCTCCCACAGCTCGGCGGCGCAGGAGGCCCTCACACTCAACCCTCTTTGCCATCGTTGCCAGCACATCTTCAATCCGATACGCATCTCACTGCTCATCTCGCCAGTCGCTTCCATGTCTCGCATCCTACCGCTCGACTGTCTTCTCACGCTCTCATCTCTCTCAACACCTATACCAACTCCTCAAAGGGTCCCGATGGCGGCAAGGAGGGGAGCGCCATGGCTGGCGCCGAGGAAATCGCTGACAGAGCTTTTCTGCGATTAGGACACAGATCCGAGAACCAAGCCGTTGTGTTTTT GGGTGAATCTGGCGCTGGAAAGTCTACTATTCGAGCCCACCTCCTGActgctcttctcaacaaaTCATCGACGCCTCTGTCCACAAAGCTCTCTCTCGCCGCATATGTCTTTGATAGTCTCACAACTACCAAGACTGCCACAACACCCACTGCTTCCAAGTCCGGTCTCTTCTACGAGTTGCAGTACGATACTTCAGCCACAACAAACCCTGTTCTGATTGGTGGTAAGCTCTTGGATCATCGTCTGGAGCGTAGCCGTATCGCCGATGTTCCCACAGGAGAGCGTAACTTCCACGTTCTTTACTATCTTCTTGCCGGAACAAGCGAGGCTGAAAAATCTCATCTCGGCTTGGACGGTGGTTCTGCCACTGGAACCACTCAAAAGCGATGGAAGTATCTTGGCCATCCTACTCAGCTCAAGGTTGGAATCAACGATGCAGAGGGTTTCCAAGTTTTCAAGAATGCTCTGCGAAAGCTCGAGTTTCCTCGCGCCGAAATTGCCGAGATATGCCAAATCCTCGCCAGTATTCTTCACATTGGTCAACTAGAGTTTGAGACAACTAGCCAGACCAGCGTCACTGGCGATGATAGTGGTGGTTTCTCTCACGAGGGTGGTACAACCATTACTGctgtcaagaacaaggatgtTCTCAGCATCATCGCTGCTTTCCTTGGTGTCAGCGCCGCTGACCTCCAGACCACTTTGGGctacaagaccaagatgatCCACCGAGAACGTGTTACTGTTATGCTCGACCCTAACGGTGCTCGTGCTCACGCCGGAGAGCTTGCCCGAACACTTTACTCTCTTCTTGTGGCTTGGATTCTTGAGACCATTAACCAGCGACTTTGTGCTCCCGAGGAGTCCATTGCCAACACTGTCTCGATCGTCGATTTCCCCGGTTTCTGCCAGCAAACTCCCACTGGCTCTGCGCTCgatcaacttctcaacaatGCTGCTACCGAGTGCATTTACAACCTTACTCTCCAGAACTTCTTCGACCGCAAGGCTGATATGCTGGAGTCTGAGGAAGTCAGCGTTGCTGCGACCAGCTATTTCGATAACTCGGACGCTGTTCGAGGCATCTTGAAGCCCGGCAACGGTCTTCTTAGCATTCTCGATGACCAAACTCGACGAAACCGAACAGATATGCAATTCCTTGAGGCTCTTCGAAGACGTTTCGATGGCAAAAACGCTGCTATCGAGGTCGGCTCTGCCCAAGCTAAGCTTCCTGGAAGCAACTTCATGACTGAGAACACATCTGCTGTCTTCACCGTCAAGCACTTTGCTGGTGAGGTTGATTACCCCGTCAAGGGTCTCATCGAAGAGAACGGCGAGATCATCTCTGGCGATCTCCTCAACATGATTAACGGCACTAAGAGCGAGTTTGTTGCCCGCCTTTTCGGTCAAGATGCTCTCCAGACTGTCACTCACCCCAATGAACGCACTACCGTTATGCAGGCTACCGTCAGCTCAAAGCCTATGCGAGCGCCTAGTGTCATGTCTCGAAAGACGCATCGAACTGGTCGTCCTAGCACAGCTTACAAGCGCCAGCAGCAAGAGGCCATGGAGGAGTTAGATCAGCAGAGCCAGGCTGGAGAGTCTAAGAAGAACGCCAAGATGACTCTCGAGCAAGGTGCTTCAGGCCAGTTCCTTGCCTCCCTGGACAATGTCCAGAAGGCTGTCACTGACCCTGGCACCAACTCATACTTCGTCTTTTGCTTGAAGCCCAACGATCGACGAATTGCGAACCAGTTCGACAGCAAGTGCGTTCGTATGCAGGTCCAAACTTTCGGTATTGCAGAAATCAGCCAGCGTCTTCGATCTGCTGATTTCAGTTTGTTCTTGCCTTTCGGCGAGTTTCTGGGTATGACAGACGCGGAGACAATCTTGGTCGGCAGTGAACGAGAGCGTGCTGAGATGGTCATTGAAGAGAAGCAGTGGCCCCAGAATGAAGTCAGAGTCGGTGCCACTGGTGTCTTCCTTAGCGAACGCTGCTGGATGGAGATTGCCCAGCTTGGCGAGGCAGTGTCAGTTTCTGGTCGCTACGGCGGCTTGCCTTCATCAGATGCTGGTGATGGTCTCACACCTGCTGAGTCTATGGCTTTCGGTGCCTCCAAGGAACATTTGGTTTCTGGTGGCAACACCCCTCTCATGTACGgtgagaaggccaagggtGGTTACTTCACTGATGACACTCGATCCGAGGCTGGTGTTTCTGCCTTTGGTGGCGGTGACatgttcaagaacctcgacaCACGCGAGCAGATGGCTGAGCGAGGCAATGAGAAGTCTctcgaggaggttgaggagtATAGAGATAAGCCTAGCCGCAAGCGTTGGGTGGctctcgtcttcttcctcacttGGTTCATCCCCGATTTTGCCATCAGACTGATCGGACGTATGCCTCGAAAGGATGTCCGTATGGCCTGGAGAGAAAAGGTGGCGATCAACATGCTCATTTGGTTGATGTGTGCTGTCGCCGCCTTCTTCATGGTCGGATTCCCTATGCTCATTTGCCCCAAGCAGTATGTCTACAGCTCCAACGAACTCTCTTCCTACGACGGTGACAAGGGCAGCAAGGGCGCCTACGTTGCTATCCGCGGTTTCGTTATTGACCTCAATGCCTTCATTCCCAACCATTATCCTGGCAGCAACCTCGTCAGCGAGGATACTCTCTTGAACTATGCCGGCAAGGATATCAGCGCTCTTTTCCCCATCCAAGTGTCTGCTCTGTGCCAGGGCAAAGATGGTCAGATCCCTCCTGAGGTTACTCTCGACAACcgaaacaccaacatcacTGGTCAGCCCCAGCTTCTTGCCTCCAGAGATATTGATGTCAACTCTGTCTACCACGATTTCCGTTATTTCACCAATGACAGCCGACCTGATTGGTACTTCGAGCAGATGTACACCTTCAAGCATGTCTACCTCAAGGGACGAATGGGTTACAGCCCTAAGtatgtcaagaagctggccCGAGATAGCTCTTGGAACGTTGTCACTATCCACGGAAAGGTTTACGACATGACCAAGTACCTCCAGGGTGGTCTCCGtttgaaggccaaggctggcAAGCCTACTCCCAACATCCCAGGTGCCACAGACTTCATGGAGGACAGCGTTGTCCAGCTATTCCGAAGTGCAAAGGGCCAAGACGTTTCCAAGTACTGGGATAACATCAAGCTTAGCCCTGTCAAAAAACAACGCATGGAGACCTGCCTgaacaacctcttctacATTGGTGACTCAGATACTCGAAACTCCACCCGCTGTCAGTTCGCTACATACTTCATCTTGGCTATTTCAGTCATGCTCGCATCTATCCTGGTCTTCAAGTTCCTTGCTGCGCTCCAATTCGGTGGCAAGAACGTGCCTGAGAACCTCGACAAGTTCGTCATGTGTATGATTCCCGCTTataccgaagatgaagactcGTTGCGTCGTGCTATCGACTCGCTTTCTCGCATGAAGTATGATGATAAGCGTAAGCTTCTCGTCGTTGTCTGTGACGGTATGATTATCGGTCAGGGTAACGACAGGCCTACGCCTCGCATCGTGCTGGATATTCTTGGTGTCTCAGAGACTGTCGATCCCGAGCCTCTCAGCTTTGAGTCTCTCGGTGAGGGTATGAAGCAGCACAACATGGGTAAGATCTACTCGGGTCTTTACGAAGTCCAAGGCCACATCGTTCCCTTCATGGTCATTGTCAAGGTTGGCAAGCCTTCTGAGGTCTCTCGCCCCGGTAACCGTGGTAAGCGAGACTCCCAGATGGTTCTCATGCGTTTCCTCAACCGCGTCCACTACAACCTTGCCATGAGTCCCATGGAGCTTGAGATGTATCACCAGATCCGCAACATTATTGGTGTCAACCCAACCTTCTACGAATATCTCTTCCAAATTGATGCCGATACTGTCGTCGCTGCGGACTCAGCTACTCGAATGATTTCAGCCTTCATCGATGATACTCGCCTGATTGCTTGCTGTGGTGAAACCGCTCTCACCAACGCCAAGGGCTCTTTCATCACTATGATTCAGGTCTACGAGTACTGGATTTCACACAACTTGTCCAAGGCCTTCGAGAGTTTGTTCGGCTCAGTCACTTGTTTGCCTGGTTGTTTCTCTATGTACCGAATTCGCGCTGCGGAGACTGGTAAGCCTTTGTTCGTCAGCAAGGAGATCGTTGAAGACTACTCCACGATTCGTGTTGATACTCTGCACATGAAGAACCTGCTCCATCTTGGTGAGGATCGATATCTCACAACCTTGCTCCTCAAGTACCACTCCAAGTACAAGACGAAGTACCTCTTCAGCGCACAGGCCTGGACTATTGCCCCTGACTCTTGGTCTGTCTTCCTGTCTCAGCGACGTCGCTGGATCAACTCTACTGTGCACAATTTGGCTGAGCTTATTCCCTTGGCCCAGCTTTGCGGTTTCTGCTGTTTCAGTATGCGTTTTGTCGTCTTCATCGATCTTCTGAGCACTATCGTCCAGCCTGTCATTGTCATGTATATTGTCTACCTGATTTACCAGGTCGCTACCAACCCTTCAGTTGTGCCCATTACAGCTTTCCTGTTGCTCGGTGCCATCTACGGTCTGCAGgctgtcatcttcatcctccgACGCAAGTGGGAGATGGTTGGTTGGATGATCATGTACATCGCTGCCATTCCTGTCTTCTCTTTCGGTCTGCCCCTGTACTCCTTCTGGCACATGGATGACTTCAACTGGGGTAACACTCGTGTTATTGCTGGTGAAGCCGGTAAGAAGATCGTTGTTTCAGATGAGGGCAAGTTTGATCCCAACTCGATCCCTCGCAAGAAGTGGGAGGAGTACCAAGCCGAGCTCTGGGAGACACAGACCCAGACAGCCCGTGACGATGTGCGATCAGAGATCTCTGGTTACAGTTATGCCACCAAGGCTCAAGGACCCTTCTCTGAGTACGGTGGTGGTTACCAGCCCAGCCGCCCCGGCTCAACAGCTGGCTTCGGCCAC
- a CDS encoding chitin synthase: MAMSLPQLGGAGGPHTQPSLPSLPAHLQSDTHLTAHLASRFHVSHPTARLSSHALISLNTYTNSSKGPDGGKEGSAMAGAEEIADRAFLRLGHRSENQAVVFLGESGAGKSTIRAHLLTALLNKSSTPLSTKLSLAAYVFDSLTTTKTATTPTASKSGLFYELQYDTSATTNPVLIGGKLLDHRLERSRIADVPTGERNFHVLYYLLAGTSEAEKSHLGLDGGSATGTTQKRWKYLGHPTQLKVGINDAEGFQVFKNALRKLEFPRAEIAEICQILASILHIGQLEFETTSQTSVTGDDSGGFSHEGGTTITAVKNKDVLSIIAAFLGVSAADLQTTLGYKTKMIHRERVTVMLDPNGARAHAGELARTLYSLLVAWILETINQRLCAPEESIANTVSIVDFPGFCQQTPTGSALDQLLNNAATECIYNLTLQNFFDRKADMLESEEVSVAATSYFDNSDAVRGILKPGNGLLSILDDQTRRNRTDMQFLEALRRRFDGKNAAIEVGSAQAKLPGSNFMTENTSAVFTVKHFAGEVDYPVKGLIEENGEIISGDLLNMINGTKSEFVARLFGQDALQTVTHPNERTTVMQATVSSKPMRAPSVMSRKTHRTGRPSTAYKRQQQEAMEELDQQSQAGESKKNAKMTLEQGASGQFLASLDNVQKAVTDPGTNSYFVFCLKPNDRRIANQFDSKCVRMQVQTFGIAEISQRLRSADFSLFLPFGEFLGMTDAETILVGSERERAEMVIEEKQWPQNEVRVGATGVFLSERCWMEIAQLGEAVSVSGRYGGLPSSDAGDGLTPAESMAFGASKEHLVSGGNTPLMYGEKAKGGYFTDDTRSEAGVSAFGGGDMFKNLDTREQMAERGNEKSLEEVEEYRDKPSRKRWVALVFFLTWFIPDFAIRLIGRMPRKDVRMAWREKVAINMLIWLMCAVAAFFMVGFPMLICPKQYVYSSNELSSYDGDKGSKGAYVAIRGFVIDLNAFIPNHYPGSNLVSEDTLLNYAGKDISALFPIQVSALCQGKDGQIPPEVTLDNRNTNITGQPQLLASRDIDVNSVYHDFRYFTNDSRPDWYFEQMYTFKHVYLKGRMGYSPKYVKKLARDSSWNVVTIHGKVYDMTKYLQGGLRLKAKAGKPTPNIPGATDFMEDSVVQLFRSAKGQDVSKYWDNIKLSPVKKQRMETCLNNLFYIGDSDTRNSTRCQFATYFILAISVMLASILVFKFLAALQFGGKNVPENLDKFVMCMIPAYTEDEDSLRRAIDSLSRMKYDDKRKLLVVVCDGMIIGQGNDRPTPRIVLDILGVSETVDPEPLSFESLGEGMKQHNMGKIYSGLYEVQGHIVPFMVIVKVGKPSEVSRPGNRGKRDSQMVLMRFLNRVHYNLAMSPMELEMYHQIRNIIGVNPTFYEYLFQIDADTVVAADSATRMISAFIDDTRLIACCGETALTNAKGSFITMIQVYEYWISHNLSKAFESLFGSVTCLPGCFSMYRIRAAETGKPLFVSKEIVEDYSTIRVDTLHMKNLLHLGEDRYLTTLLLKYHSKYKTKYLFSAQAWTIAPDSWSVFLSQRRRWINSTVHNLAELIPLAQLCGFCCFSMRFVVFIDLLSTIVQPVIVMYIVYLIYQVATNPSVVPITAFLLLGAIYGLQAVIFILRRKWEMVGWMIMYIAAIPVFSFGLPLYSFWHMDDFNWGNTRVIAGEAGKKIVVSDEGKFDPNSIPRKKWEEYQAELWETQTQTARDDVRSEISGYSYATKAQGPFSEYGGGYQPSRPGSTAGFGHQNMSRMSLAHSEMPGNRASQFGGSQFFSPEDLVGMPSDDALLAEIRDILKTADLMTVTKKGIKQELERRFNVPLDAKRAYINSATEALLSGQL, translated from the exons ATGGCTATGAGCCTCCCACAGCTCGGCGGCGCAGGAGGCCCTCACACTCAACCCTCTTTGCCATCGTTGCCAGCACATCTTCAATCCGATACGCATCTCACTGCTCATCTCGCCAGTCGCTTCCATGTCTCGCATCCTACCGCTCGACTGTCTTCTCACGCTCTCATCTCTCTCAACACCTATACCAACTCCTCAAAGGGTCCCGATGGCGGCAAGGAGGGGAGCGCCATGGCTGGCGCCGAGGAAATCGCTGACAGAGCTTTTCTGCGATTAGGACACAGATCCGAGAACCAAGCCGTTGTGTTTTT GGGTGAATCTGGCGCTGGAAAGTCTACTATTCGAGCCCACCTCCTGActgctcttctcaacaaaTCATCGACGCCTCTGTCCACAAAGCTCTCTCTCGCCGCATATGTCTTTGATAGTCTCACAACTACCAAGACTGCCACAACACCCACTGCTTCCAAGTCCGGTCTCTTCTACGAGTTGCAGTACGATACTTCAGCCACAACAAACCCTGTTCTGATTGGTGGTAAGCTCTTGGATCATCGTCTGGAGCGTAGCCGTATCGCCGATGTTCCCACAGGAGAGCGTAACTTCCACGTTCTTTACTATCTTCTTGCCGGAACAAGCGAGGCTGAAAAATCTCATCTCGGCTTGGACGGTGGTTCTGCCACTGGAACCACTCAAAAGCGATGGAAGTATCTTGGCCATCCTACTCAGCTCAAGGTTGGAATCAACGATGCAGAGGGTTTCCAAGTTTTCAAGAATGCTCTGCGAAAGCTCGAGTTTCCTCGCGCCGAAATTGCCGAGATATGCCAAATCCTCGCCAGTATTCTTCACATTGGTCAACTAGAGTTTGAGACAACTAGCCAGACCAGCGTCACTGGCGATGATAGTGGTGGTTTCTCTCACGAGGGTGGTACAACCATTACTGctgtcaagaacaaggatgtTCTCAGCATCATCGCTGCTTTCCTTGGTGTCAGCGCCGCTGACCTCCAGACCACTTTGGGctacaagaccaagatgatCCACCGAGAACGTGTTACTGTTATGCTCGACCCTAACGGTGCTCGTGCTCACGCCGGAGAGCTTGCCCGAACACTTTACTCTCTTCTTGTGGCTTGGATTCTTGAGACCATTAACCAGCGACTTTGTGCTCCCGAGGAGTCCATTGCCAACACTGTCTCGATCGTCGATTTCCCCGGTTTCTGCCAGCAAACTCCCACTGGCTCTGCGCTCgatcaacttctcaacaatGCTGCTACCGAGTGCATTTACAACCTTACTCTCCAGAACTTCTTCGACCGCAAGGCTGATATGCTGGAGTCTGAGGAAGTCAGCGTTGCTGCGACCAGCTATTTCGATAACTCGGACGCTGTTCGAGGCATCTTGAAGCCCGGCAACGGTCTTCTTAGCATTCTCGATGACCAAACTCGACGAAACCGAACAGATATGCAATTCCTTGAGGCTCTTCGAAGACGTTTCGATGGCAAAAACGCTGCTATCGAGGTCGGCTCTGCCCAAGCTAAGCTTCCTGGAAGCAACTTCATGACTGAGAACACATCTGCTGTCTTCACCGTCAAGCACTTTGCTGGTGAGGTTGATTACCCCGTCAAGGGTCTCATCGAAGAGAACGGCGAGATCATCTCTGGCGATCTCCTCAACATGATTAACGGCACTAAGAGCGAGTTTGTTGCCCGCCTTTTCGGTCAAGATGCTCTCCAGACTGTCACTCACCCCAATGAACGCACTACCGTTATGCAGGCTACCGTCAGCTCAAAGCCTATGCGAGCGCCTAGTGTCATGTCTCGAAAGACGCATCGAACTGGTCGTCCTAGCACAGCTTACAAGCGCCAGCAGCAAGAGGCCATGGAGGAGTTAGATCAGCAGAGCCAGGCTGGAGAGTCTAAGAAGAACGCCAAGATGACTCTCGAGCAAGGTGCTTCAGGCCAGTTCCTTGCCTCCCTGGACAATGTCCAGAAGGCTGTCACTGACCCTGGCACCAACTCATACTTCGTCTTTTGCTTGAAGCCCAACGATCGACGAATTGCGAACCAGTTCGACAGCAAGTGCGTTCGTATGCAGGTCCAAACTTTCGGTATTGCAGAAATCAGCCAGCGTCTTCGATCTGCTGATTTCAGTTTGTTCTTGCCTTTCGGCGAGTTTCTGGGTATGACAGACGCGGAGACAATCTTGGTCGGCAGTGAACGAGAGCGTGCTGAGATGGTCATTGAAGAGAAGCAGTGGCCCCAGAATGAAGTCAGAGTCGGTGCCACTGGTGTCTTCCTTAGCGAACGCTGCTGGATGGAGATTGCCCAGCTTGGCGAGGCAGTGTCAGTTTCTGGTCGCTACGGCGGCTTGCCTTCATCAGATGCTGGTGATGGTCTCACACCTGCTGAGTCTATGGCTTTCGGTGCCTCCAAGGAACATTTGGTTTCTGGTGGCAACACCCCTCTCATGTACGgtgagaaggccaagggtGGTTACTTCACTGATGACACTCGATCCGAGGCTGGTGTTTCTGCCTTTGGTGGCGGTGACatgttcaagaacctcgacaCACGCGAGCAGATGGCTGAGCGAGGCAATGAGAAGTCTctcgaggaggttgaggagtATAGAGATAAGCCTAGCCGCAAGCGTTGGGTGGctctcgtcttcttcctcacttGGTTCATCCCCGATTTTGCCATCAGACTGATCGGACGTATGCCTCGAAAGGATGTCCGTATGGCCTGGAGAGAAAAGGTGGCGATCAACATGCTCATTTGGTTGATGTGTGCTGTCGCCGCCTTCTTCATGGTCGGATTCCCTATGCTCATTTGCCCCAAGCAGTATGTCTACAGCTCCAACGAACTCTCTTCCTACGACGGTGACAAGGGCAGCAAGGGCGCCTACGTTGCTATCCGCGGTTTCGTTATTGACCTCAATGCCTTCATTCCCAACCATTATCCTGGCAGCAACCTCGTCAGCGAGGATACTCTCTTGAACTATGCCGGCAAGGATATCAGCGCTCTTTTCCCCATCCAAGTGTCTGCTCTGTGCCAGGGCAAAGATGGTCAGATCCCTCCTGAGGTTACTCTCGACAACcgaaacaccaacatcacTGGTCAGCCCCAGCTTCTTGCCTCCAGAGATATTGATGTCAACTCTGTCTACCACGATTTCCGTTATTTCACCAATGACAGCCGACCTGATTGGTACTTCGAGCAGATGTACACCTTCAAGCATGTCTACCTCAAGGGACGAATGGGTTACAGCCCTAAGtatgtcaagaagctggccCGAGATAGCTCTTGGAACGTTGTCACTATCCACGGAAAGGTTTACGACATGACCAAGTACCTCCAGGGTGGTCTCCGtttgaaggccaaggctggcAAGCCTACTCCCAACATCCCAGGTGCCACAGACTTCATGGAGGACAGCGTTGTCCAGCTATTCCGAAGTGCAAAGGGCCAAGACGTTTCCAAGTACTGGGATAACATCAAGCTTAGCCCTGTCAAAAAACAACGCATGGAGACCTGCCTgaacaacctcttctacATTGGTGACTCAGATACTCGAAACTCCACCCGCTGTCAGTTCGCTACATACTTCATCTTGGCTATTTCAGTCATGCTCGCATCTATCCTGGTCTTCAAGTTCCTTGCTGCGCTCCAATTCGGTGGCAAGAACGTGCCTGAGAACCTCGACAAGTTCGTCATGTGTATGATTCCCGCTTataccgaagatgaagactcGTTGCGTCGTGCTATCGACTCGCTTTCTCGCATGAAGTATGATGATAAGCGTAAGCTTCTCGTCGTTGTCTGTGACGGTATGATTATCGGTCAGGGTAACGACAGGCCTACGCCTCGCATCGTGCTGGATATTCTTGGTGTCTCAGAGACTGTCGATCCCGAGCCTCTCAGCTTTGAGTCTCTCGGTGAGGGTATGAAGCAGCACAACATGGGTAAGATCTACTCGGGTCTTTACGAAGTCCAAGGCCACATCGTTCCCTTCATGGTCATTGTCAAGGTTGGCAAGCCTTCTGAGGTCTCTCGCCCCGGTAACCGTGGTAAGCGAGACTCCCAGATGGTTCTCATGCGTTTCCTCAACCGCGTCCACTACAACCTTGCCATGAGTCCCATGGAGCTTGAGATGTATCACCAGATCCGCAACATTATTGGTGTCAACCCAACCTTCTACGAATATCTCTTCCAAATTGATGCCGATACTGTCGTCGCTGCGGACTCAGCTACTCGAATGATTTCAGCCTTCATCGATGATACTCGCCTGATTGCTTGCTGTGGTGAAACCGCTCTCACCAACGCCAAGGGCTCTTTCATCACTATGATTCAGGTCTACGAGTACTGGATTTCACACAACTTGTCCAAGGCCTTCGAGAGTTTGTTCGGCTCAGTCACTTGTTTGCCTGGTTGTTTCTCTATGTACCGAATTCGCGCTGCGGAGACTGGTAAGCCTTTGTTCGTCAGCAAGGAGATCGTTGAAGACTACTCCACGATTCGTGTTGATACTCTGCACATGAAGAACCTGCTCCATCTTGGTGAGGATCGATATCTCACAACCTTGCTCCTCAAGTACCACTCCAAGTACAAGACGAAGTACCTCTTCAGCGCACAGGCCTGGACTATTGCCCCTGACTCTTGGTCTGTCTTCCTGTCTCAGCGACGTCGCTGGATCAACTCTACTGTGCACAATTTGGCTGAGCTTATTCCCTTGGCCCAGCTTTGCGGTTTCTGCTGTTTCAGTATGCGTTTTGTCGTCTTCATCGATCTTCTGAGCACTATCGTCCAGCCTGTCATTGTCATGTATATTGTCTACCTGATTTACCAGGTCGCTACCAACCCTTCAGTTGTGCCCATTACAGCTTTCCTGTTGCTCGGTGCCATCTACGGTCTGCAGgctgtcatcttcatcctccgACGCAAGTGGGAGATGGTTGGTTGGATGATCATGTACATCGCTGCCATTCCTGTCTTCTCTTTCGGTCTGCCCCTGTACTCCTTCTGGCACATGGATGACTTCAACTGGGGTAACACTCGTGTTATTGCTGGTGAAGCCGGTAAGAAGATCGTTGTTTCAGATGAGGGCAAGTTTGATCCCAACTCGATCCCTCGCAAGAAGTGGGAGGAGTACCAAGCCGAGCTCTGGGAGACACAGACCCAGACAGCCCGTGACGATGTGCGATCAGAGATCTCTGGTTACAGTTATGCCACCAAGGCTCAAGGACCCTTCTCTGAGTACGGTGGTGGTTACCAGCCCAGCCGCCCCGGCTCAACAGCTGGCTTCGGCCAC